The Akkermansiaceae bacterium genome segment TCAGTCGGATGGCCCGGCTCATGAAAGTTCCTCCTCTTCCTGGAATGCGGCTTCTTCACCCTCCTCGTCCGCGGGATCACTGCGGAAGTGGGCGGCGGTTTCCTGCCATGCGGCCAGCTCGCGGAATGGAAGGACGCGGCGGATGGCGGGCAGCACCTCGATCCCGGTATCCTCGAACGCTTCCGCGGCGGTCAGCTTGATCAGGTTCAGCCGCGCGGCCTGGCGCAGGATTTCCCGCAGCCTTCCTTTCGGAATCTGTCCGGTGACGTCCGGCAGCAACTGGTCGCGCAGCAGGTCGCCGAGTTCCGCGACGGAAAGGAATGCCTGGTCAGCGCCCTCGTCACGCCACCTGACGTCGCCCGCATACCACAGGGCGAGCCACACCAGCGTCGCATCCTGCGTCAACCG includes the following:
- a CDS encoding DUF4194 domain-containing protein, coding for MSAEEPNAFAIDAAPTLLSLSESDRERLAEVLQELLAGGSINGLEASRTALYHWARQHDDWVKEIASLNGLDVAVHHEERLIQAVPKVASLRLRLTQDATLVWLALWYAGDVRWRDEGADQAFLSVAELGDLLRDQLLPDVTGQIPKGRLREILRQAARLNLIKLTAAEAFEDTGIEVLPAIRRVLPFRELAAWQETAAHFRSDPADEEGEEAAFQEEEELS